In Synechococcus sp. CC9616, the following are encoded in one genomic region:
- a CDS encoding glycosyl transferase: MDFQQGLITTVHDYSLGNLDAVAFRKELSQKRTALLIPCLMDEFSRPALGLIRDALKELEGLSSLVVALSAETAEDVAAAEAFFNGMPFPVQVHWTNGPAVREVLLSVQELGLEVTGPPGKGWAVWQGLGVACSHAEVVGLFDADIRTFGSSYPERMLRPLLDPSHGVAYVKAFYSRLSLETQALQGRATRLFVGPLLASLEQIFGPLPYLRYLQSFRYPLAGEFAFTTDLAMNLRIPSDWGLEVGLLSEVYRHVASSRIAQVDLGLFDHKHKDLGSKPSEGLQRMAGEIFCTVLRSLMEHEGCVVSTDQLPTLEVLYRRVGEDRVRQFGLDSAINRLPYDRHREELAVQSFSSLLRPGLKRFQDTPIAHQLPSWSRLNSCNPMLQKDLAEAGQSDRRHSNRTAMMQRPQYPAYVSQGLHSETAA; the protein is encoded by the coding sequence ATGGATTTTCAGCAAGGTCTGATCACCACGGTCCATGACTACAGCCTCGGGAATCTCGATGCCGTTGCCTTCAGAAAAGAGCTCTCGCAGAAACGAACGGCACTGCTGATTCCATGTCTGATGGACGAGTTCAGTCGACCTGCCCTCGGATTGATCCGTGACGCTCTGAAGGAACTCGAAGGTCTCAGCAGCCTGGTGGTCGCTCTCTCCGCTGAAACAGCTGAAGACGTCGCTGCCGCGGAGGCGTTCTTCAACGGAATGCCCTTCCCTGTCCAGGTTCACTGGACCAACGGTCCAGCGGTTCGGGAAGTACTTTTGTCCGTTCAAGAGCTTGGCCTGGAAGTCACAGGACCACCAGGGAAAGGGTGGGCTGTCTGGCAGGGTCTTGGGGTGGCTTGCAGTCATGCAGAGGTTGTCGGATTGTTTGACGCTGACATCCGCACCTTCGGATCGTCTTACCCCGAACGCATGTTGCGTCCGCTGCTCGATCCGTCCCACGGCGTGGCGTACGTCAAGGCGTTCTACAGCCGCCTCTCCCTGGAAACACAGGCATTGCAAGGTCGGGCAACACGCCTCTTCGTTGGCCCCCTTCTTGCCAGCTTGGAACAGATCTTCGGGCCCCTTCCATACCTCCGCTACCTGCAGTCATTTCGCTACCCGCTGGCTGGGGAATTTGCCTTCACCACCGATCTGGCAATGAACCTGCGTATCCCATCGGATTGGGGGCTGGAGGTAGGTCTGTTATCAGAGGTGTATCGACACGTGGCGTCCAGCCGGATTGCTCAGGTTGATCTTGGATTGTTTGATCACAAGCACAAAGACCTGGGAAGCAAACCATCGGAAGGCCTGCAGAGAATGGCCGGAGAAATTTTCTGCACAGTGCTTCGCAGCCTGATGGAGCACGAAGGTTGTGTGGTTTCAACCGATCAATTACCCACCCTGGAAGTGCTGTATCGAAGGGTTGGAGAAGATCGCGTCCGACAATTCGGCCTCGATTCAGCCATTAACCGTCTGCCCTACGACAGACACAGAGAAGAACTTGCCGTACAAAGTTTTTCAAGCCTGCTCAGACCGGGTCTGAAACGATTCCAGGACACGCCGATAGCGCATCAGCTACCCAGCTGGTCACGTCTGAACAGCTGCAACCCCATGCTTCAAAAAGATCTTGCTGAAGCAGGCCAGTCCGATCGCAGACACTCAAATCGTACGGCCATGATGCAACGCCCTCAATATCCAGCATACGTTTCTCAGGGTCTGCACAGTGAAACTGCAGCTTGA
- a CDS encoding DUF1830 domain-containing protein gives MLECWYENNSSKMVILKCIGPDRFYREKVVMPMETFCFEAPPQARLEIWQMSLEGQMLHLRADAADYASGCATNTYDSSLVA, from the coding sequence ATGCTCGAATGTTGGTACGAGAACAATTCCAGCAAAATGGTCATTCTCAAATGCATTGGTCCCGATCGGTTTTACCGAGAGAAGGTCGTCATGCCGATGGAGACCTTTTGCTTTGAGGCTCCACCTCAAGCCCGGCTCGAGATATGGCAGATGTCCTTAGAAGGGCAAATGCTTCATCTCCGCGCCGACGCCGCCGACTACGCCTCCGGTTGCGCTACCAACACGTACGACAGTAGCCTTGTAGCCTGA
- a CDS encoding alpha-amylase family glycosyl hydrolase, which produces MHDPQAGTLRKLLGNLYPVDSSCDLEELSSQLLQSSSSSLGNGDTSEASALWSGADAVLITYADTVADAGCSGLRSLRRIVNAHLAEFAAVIHVLPFLKSTSDGGFAVANYEQLEERHGDWSDLSALAEGRRLMADLVLNHVSASHPWVRQFLRREDPGQSCVLEAAPDPCWSDVVRPRSTALFTQLGPPNAKRQVWTTFGPDQVDLNWRSPEVLIGFAELLRRMSRHGVRWIRLDAVGFIWKEPNTTCIHRPEAYRLVQVLRLLLQSLCPDGVVVTETNVPEQENLSYLRNGQEAHLAYNFPLPPLLLEAAISGRADLLNTWLSRWPTLPDQTGLLNFTACHDGVGLRPLEGLMPDKRLLQFLIACEQRGGLISHRRLSSGDDVPYEINISWWSAMADGGIDPSHLQLERFLLTQLLVMVLPGVPAFYLPALLATPNDVSKFRKTGQRRDLNRPQFKTDSLERRLDDPESDPTLVLNVLRHAMRVRALMPALHPDTPMTLISDGRSDLVVLKRGTPQQSLYAVHNMTSARLNLPLSTLSEKAALSSWHDCLQASDLESGQQQLQLDPYQVVWLVSR; this is translated from the coding sequence ATGCATGACCCGCAGGCGGGAACGTTGCGGAAGCTTCTGGGAAATTTGTACCCGGTCGATTCTTCCTGTGATCTCGAAGAACTGTCGTCGCAATTGCTGCAATCTTCTTCGAGCTCGTTAGGGAACGGGGACACCTCGGAGGCTTCAGCGCTTTGGAGTGGAGCGGATGCGGTTCTGATCACCTACGCCGACACGGTGGCGGATGCAGGCTGCTCTGGTCTGCGAAGTCTGAGAAGGATCGTCAATGCCCATCTGGCCGAATTCGCTGCAGTGATTCATGTGCTGCCGTTCCTCAAATCCACCAGTGATGGTGGTTTTGCAGTGGCGAACTATGAGCAACTGGAGGAGCGTCATGGGGACTGGTCCGATCTCTCTGCTCTTGCGGAGGGACGTCGATTGATGGCGGATCTTGTGCTGAACCATGTCTCCGCCTCTCATCCATGGGTCCGGCAGTTTCTGCGACGGGAGGATCCCGGTCAGTCCTGTGTTCTTGAAGCCGCTCCCGATCCCTGCTGGAGCGATGTAGTCCGGCCGCGCAGCACGGCCTTGTTCACTCAGCTGGGCCCTCCCAACGCCAAACGTCAGGTGTGGACGACCTTCGGCCCGGATCAGGTGGATCTCAATTGGCGAAGCCCTGAGGTGCTGATCGGATTCGCGGAGCTGTTGCGGCGGATGTCACGTCATGGTGTCCGCTGGATTCGACTCGACGCCGTCGGCTTCATCTGGAAGGAACCGAACACCACCTGTATCCACAGGCCGGAGGCTTATCGGTTGGTGCAGGTTCTGCGTCTGCTGCTTCAGTCGCTCTGTCCAGATGGCGTCGTCGTCACCGAAACCAATGTTCCCGAGCAGGAGAATCTGTCTTATCTCCGCAACGGACAGGAAGCTCATCTCGCTTACAACTTTCCTCTTCCTCCTCTGCTTCTGGAGGCAGCGATCAGTGGTCGCGCCGATCTGCTGAACACCTGGCTCAGTCGCTGGCCGACGTTGCCGGATCAAACCGGATTACTCAATTTCACGGCCTGTCATGACGGCGTAGGACTTCGGCCGTTGGAAGGCTTGATGCCTGATAAACGCCTGCTCCAGTTCCTGATCGCCTGCGAACAGCGTGGTGGATTGATCAGTCATCGCCGGTTGAGCAGCGGAGACGATGTTCCTTACGAGATCAACATCAGCTGGTGGAGTGCGATGGCCGACGGAGGCATTGATCCCTCCCATCTGCAACTGGAGAGATTTCTGCTGACGCAGCTGCTGGTGATGGTGTTGCCGGGTGTGCCTGCCTTTTACCTTCCCGCCTTGCTGGCCACCCCCAACGACGTCTCGAAATTTCGAAAAACCGGCCAGCGTCGTGATCTCAACCGACCGCAGTTCAAAACCGATTCCCTCGAACGTCGACTCGATGATCCAGAGAGCGATCCCACGCTTGTGCTGAACGTTCTGCGCCATGCCATGCGCGTACGTGCGTTGATGCCAGCTCTGCACCCCGATACCCCCATGACCTTGATCAGTGACGGGCGCTCTGATCTGGTTGTTCTGAAACGCGGCACTCCTCAACAATCCCTCTATGCCGTGCACAACATGACGAGTGCGCGACTCAACCTTCCCCTCAGCACCTTGAGCGAAAAAGCCGCCTTATCGTCGTGGCACGATTGCCTCCAGGCGAGTGATCTGGAGAGTGGTCAACAACAGCTTCAACTTGATCCCTACCAGGTGGTATGGCTCGTCAGCCGATGA